AGCTTAGTAGTGGGATGGGTCCTCGGCCCATGGCCCAATTAACACTAGTCTTGTAATTTTCTCtccctttttcttctatttaaaaACCCTTTTACACGAAACCCTTTCTCAAAACCCTTTACTTTCTTCACTGATCGATAGCCATGAATCAGAGCATTGTAGCTCATCAAGTGCAAGACCATCGTTACATAAACTACGACGTTTTCTTCTATGGTGATAGTATCCTAACAACAGTTACTTGGGACCCAGAAATTGTCACTCATTGGATCACAGATGTAGAATCTGATGTGTTTTTCAGAGATGTGGTTGGACTTGACATCGAATGGCGACCCCACTACGGCCAGATACAAAACCCAGTTGCAACTCTCCAGCTCTGCGTCGGTCGCCGTTGCCTCATATTCCAACTCCTTCAGAGTCGCAACCCGATTCCACAATCCCTCATTACCTTTCTGGACACGTATACCTTTGTTGGTGTTGGAATCGAGGCTGATGTGGAAAAGCTGGAGCGAGATCACGGGGTTATTGTGAGCTTTTCTGTGGATTTAAGAGAGTTGGCTTCTACTGCGTATGAGGCGTTTGGGTTGGGGTATCAGATTAGGACAAATGCTGGGCTAAAAGAGCTGTGCAGTGTTGTTTTAGCGAAGGAGATGGTGAAGCCTGCTCATATAACAAGGAGCAGGTGGGATAATCGATATCTGAACGAAGAACAAGTGGAATATGCTTGTATTGAtgcttttgtttgttttgaGATTGAGAAACGCTTGAATGCTTCTGGTTATGGCGTCAATTGGCTGTGAGAATATACACAAGAGACAATTTTGCATTATAATTAAGTAATAGTTATTAATCTATGCAccttatctttttaattttatctgtAAGTTTAGCTATTAAGTTGTTTGAATTTCAGATTATATTTTACCCCCTTATTTTCGTCGATGttgctttctttttttgatatttaatttaagatgtttgttttattttgatgatttggtTTGTTGGGAGAATTCTGGTGTACGTACTATTTCTCTGCAAAACGCATGTCAGGTGTATTTTGTCCTATTCTATCccttttcaaataaaataaatgatttcaTTACATTTTTCGTGGATTGGGTTATAAGAAGGCGAGCATTGAAATATGTGTAGaggattttttttcaagtatagTGTggtagaaaaataatatttatattagtattatcttcgttttaaaaagaatgatattttttttattttatttaaaaaaatgattttttttgtaaaattttatattttaatttttcacgtgacatatttaaggacattttgatatattcgttataatttaatttagaatcacaaaattaaaaaatctttcttttataAATGAAGGAAGTAATATATTATTGTGTATTAATATGTCTATTCATACTGATAaatcatgatataaatataataaagatGCATAATTAAAGACATAGAGATCTCTCAAAATGTTTTCCATCATAtttgtgaacaaatattttttaaaataaattatataatgcatattattttcaatatatcaaACCAAATATTACATTATCAATAATCTTGCCTAACTAATATAAACATGTAATATTATTAATACACTCAACACTATTCTTAACAATTCCAGACTCATGAATACAAACATGGcagtgtttcacactcttaaaCGTGTAAAACAATtgcaaataatatataattttttccaaCTGATGCacctaaactaattagaaaATTTTTTTAGAGAAGGCACATCTTCCTCCTCTAGATGTTCCTCTCCCATGCAATTATCTTTTTCTATCCACCATTCACATCATCTCGTTACCCCCACCCCAGAGTGTgcgctctctctctctcttcagccttgtttgttttataaaaaaaaaatgatcaaaattgtcttaaactatttgaaagaaataaaaatgtctTCAGTTTTTAATTTggctcaaaaatatttttaccgtCAATATTTTGACTCAAAAATGCGTTTGTAGTCAATATTTTGGCTCATCAATGCCCCTATAGTTACAAAATGGGTCAAATTGCTCTTTTtcgaataaatatattatttttctttttaaacacatcttttttcaattaaaatattattaaggaacactattcttgttttattattctaaaatcactttaacaaataaaaatgtaagaaatatttttttcttcttaattaatctcattttatcaattaaaatagaataatttcatGTACCATTTTGATAGATAACATATGTCATAAATATAAGATCATAGCATATCTATCAttagtttatatttataaaaagataaaaaatattgatgataaaataaaaacatattttcttttctgaATCAAAGTAAGATAAacatttgttaatttttaaaaaaaaacattaattgaaaaaaatgtgtcaaaaagaaaataataatatatttatttggaaaATGAATTTTTTGACCCAATAAATAACAACAAGGATATTTTTGGACTAACGTATTGATGACAAGAGCATTTTTTGACTAAACTACAAACATGGGCAGTTTTGTTCCTTTCGAatagtttaaggatatttttgcaCCAAAGTATTGACGGGAAGGGCATTTTGAGCCAGTAACATTTCTGTTCTTTTcagataatttaaaatttttttttacccttttcctAAAAAAACTGATTCAAGTATTAAATATTCTAACAAAggagaaattaattattttattttgacaaaagcttatttttatttgttgtacATAACtgtgataaattattattaatgaaaagAACATGAAGATAATAGGTGTAGGTGATTTTAAATAAAGGGATTAGTGTGGGTAGGATGATTTACTAACAACACTCCTACTAATTACCAGGGCCTTTAGCTTTCGCTGAAAAGAAGAGATCAGTTCCAGCTAGCTTTATTCCCTCACCATAACCAATGAATTATACTTGGCTTAGGATAATTGAAAATTCACTTTCAGTAATTGAAGGCAACTAAAAAGTATCAAGCATTCTAATTGGATTAGAGCAATATCGAGATGCTCGATGAAGGAGATaagatttagaaaaaaattatagtgcTAAAGGGACaaccaataatatttttgtgagGCTCCATTCTACTTTTGACACTTGGATagtgaacaattttttttaaaaacgttTTTACCATACTTGTTCCActcattcttcttttctttcattttctttttctttttactccTAATAAATATCAAACTCAACTATATATTTAAACAGCTGACATAATTGATAAACATGTTACTAAATATTATTGGTCAAAATAGCTGAAAACTTTCTTATAACcgaatattataaataatttattattcaattttatcttattttaatctA
This portion of the Solanum pennellii chromosome 12, SPENNV200 genome encodes:
- the LOC107006786 gene encoding Werner Syndrome-like exonuclease; translated protein: MNQSIVAHQVQDHRYINYDVFFYGDSILTTVTWDPEIVTHWITDVESDVFFRDVVGLDIEWRPHYGQIQNPVATLQLCVGRRCLIFQLLQSRNPIPQSLITFLDTYTFVGVGIEADVEKLERDHGVIVSFSVDLRELASTAYEAFGLGYQIRTNAGLKELCSVVLAKEMVKPAHITRSRWDNRYLNEEQVEYACIDAFVCFEIEKRLNASGYGVNWL